The Lactobacillus sp. CBA3605 genome contains a region encoding:
- a CDS encoding ECF transporter S component, with the protein MNWTKAWHLSDIILIALIGIFFGAIFMGTNYVYDVLTALLAPVGLSGLANELLLGLWCMPGMLAGYLIRLKGAATLGELLASIVEMFFGGQWGISTLISGVTQGIGAELGYVVTRYRHYDWLGLTTSALTTTIVTFAWDLARNGYIKLQLWLLILYFVVRFCSMFLFGGVLTRLITNLLDRSHVFTTHTN; encoded by the coding sequence ATGAACTGGACAAAAGCATGGCATTTAAGTGATATTATTTTGATTGCGTTAATTGGGATTTTTTTTGGCGCAATTTTTATGGGAACTAACTATGTTTACGATGTTTTAACGGCCCTCTTAGCGCCCGTTGGACTATCGGGACTCGCAAATGAACTCTTATTGGGCCTTTGGTGTATGCCAGGGATGTTAGCTGGCTACCTCATACGCCTAAAAGGGGCGGCGACACTGGGGGAACTACTCGCTTCAATCGTCGAAATGTTTTTTGGTGGTCAATGGGGCATTTCAACTTTGATTTCGGGGGTAACGCAAGGTATCGGCGCTGAATTAGGTTATGTGGTCACCCGTTATCGACACTACGACTGGTTAGGCCTGACTACTTCAGCCCTGACGACCACCATTGTCACCTTTGCTTGGGACTTGGCCCGCAACGGCTATATCAAGCTCCAACTTTGGTTACTAATCTTGTATTTCGTCGTCCGCTTCTGCTCCATGTTCTTATTCGGCGGCGTCTTAACTCGCTTAATCACCAATTTATTAGATCGTAGTCATGTTTTTACAACGCACACTAATTAG
- a CDS encoding glutathione peroxidase: MTTIYDFKETEMNGDLLALEQYRGQVILIVNTASNCGLAPQFKGLEALYLKYKAEGLVVLGLPSNQFHQEKADDAATHDYCQRHYGVTFPMTKRVLVNGEDEDPLFAYLKQTAGHGRIKWNFTKFLIGRDGRVLNRFAPTTRPETFEAAIRDALADRS; this comes from the coding sequence ATGACAACAATATATGATTTTAAAGAGACTGAAATGAACGGCGACTTACTCGCATTAGAGCAGTATCGTGGGCAAGTGATTTTAATTGTTAATACGGCTAGTAATTGTGGCTTAGCACCGCAGTTTAAAGGCTTAGAAGCGTTGTATCTAAAATATAAAGCTGAGGGGTTAGTCGTTTTAGGCTTGCCTTCGAATCAATTTCACCAAGAAAAGGCGGATGATGCGGCGACCCATGACTATTGTCAACGGCATTATGGCGTCACTTTTCCGATGACCAAACGGGTGTTAGTCAATGGTGAGGACGAAGATCCATTGTTTGCTTACCTGAAACAAACGGCGGGACATGGTCGGATTAAATGGAACTTCACAAAATTTTTAATTGGTCGTGATGGGCGCGTCTTAAATCGGTTTGCACCTACTACGCGACCAGAAACATTTGAAGCAGCGATTCGCGATGCATTAGCGGATCGGTCATAA
- a CDS encoding glucosamine-6-phosphate deaminase, producing the protein MKVIVVKDQAAGGKEGFKVFKDALDDGAKVFGLATGSTPVTTYQEIVKSDLDFSNCTSVNLDEYVGIAPDNDQSYKYFMQSHLFDQKPFKASFLPNGLAANPDEEVKRYDKVIDEHPIDLQILGIGRNGHIGFNEPGTSRDVTTHVVDLTPSTIEANARFFASENDVPKQAFSMGLASIMKSKHLLLEAFGENKADAVKGMIEGPDTPDLPASILQNHPNVTVIIDEAAASKLSKKY; encoded by the coding sequence ATGAAAGTTATCGTAGTAAAGGATCAAGCTGCCGGCGGCAAAGAAGGATTTAAGGTCTTTAAGGATGCCTTAGATGATGGGGCTAAAGTATTTGGGTTGGCAACTGGTTCAACACCCGTTACAACTTATCAAGAAATCGTAAAGAGTGACTTAGATTTCAGTAACTGCACATCCGTTAACTTGGATGAATATGTTGGTATTGCACCAGACAACGACCAAAGTTATAAGTACTTCATGCAATCACATTTATTTGACCAAAAGCCATTCAAGGCATCATTCTTACCAAATGGGTTAGCTGCTAATCCAGATGAAGAAGTTAAACGTTATGATAAGGTTATCGACGAACATCCAATTGATTTACAAATCTTAGGAATTGGTCGGAATGGTCATATTGGGTTCAACGAACCTGGTACTTCTCGTGATGTCACGACCCATGTTGTTGATTTGACACCATCAACCATCGAAGCCAACGCTCGGTTCTTTGCCAGCGAAAATGATGTGCCTAAGCAAGCCTTCTCAATGGGCTTAGCTTCAATCATGAAGAGCAAGCACTTATTGCTTGAAGCCTTTGGCGAAAACAAAGCAGATGCAGTTAAGGGCATGATTGAAGGTCCTGACACGCCAGATTTACCAGCCAGCATTTTGCAAAATCATCCTAACGTTACCGTTATTATTGATGAAGCCGCAGCTAGCAAATTAAGCAAAAAATATTAA
- a CDS encoding helix-turn-helix domain-containing protein — protein MLHRENIIRKYHTSSAADLIKETMDFYQITQTDLAARLGVSQKNISDILKRKRFINELLALRIETVMGISSQLLLNLDVNFKLHQAKENTKQSEPKHQSDKFLKRYDWVSA, from the coding sequence ATGTTGCATCGCGAGAATATTATTCGGAAGTATCACACAAGTTCAGCTGCCGATTTAATTAAAGAAACCATGGACTTTTATCAAATTACCCAAACTGATTTAGCCGCTCGATTAGGCGTTAGTCAGAAAAACATTTCAGATATTCTTAAACGCAAACGATTCATAAATGAGTTATTGGCTTTACGAATTGAAACAGTTATGGGTATTTCTAGTCAATTACTCCTTAACTTGGATGTTAACTTTAAATTACATCAGGCTAAGGAAAATACCAAACAGTCTGAACCCAAGCATCAATCAGATAAGTTCCTTAAACGATATGATTGGGTATCAGCATAA
- a CDS encoding aldo/keto reductase → METYTLRDGLTVPKVGFGTYKLNGAQGVQVIDSAIDRGYRLLDTAFNYENEGAVGEAVRRTTVPRSDLIISSKLPGRHHTYHEAIATIEESLYRAGLDYYDLYLIHWPNPKEDHYVEAWQALIDAQKFGLVRSIGVSNFLPAHLDRLAQETGVLPVINQVELHPYFNQADQRDYDTAHGILTQAWSPLGRASELLKNPTLKKLAATYDKNVGQLILRWETQLGVLPIPKSSTPGRQAGNLDIFDFEISTADMATINGLNQADGRLKAQDPAVYQEF, encoded by the coding sequence GTGGAAACTTATACATTACGCGATGGCTTAACGGTGCCAAAGGTTGGCTTTGGAACCTATAAATTGAATGGTGCACAAGGTGTTCAAGTGATTGATAGTGCCATTGATCGCGGATACCGGTTATTGGATACGGCTTTCAATTATGAAAACGAGGGGGCCGTTGGTGAAGCAGTGCGGCGGACAACGGTGCCGCGCTCTGACTTAATTATTTCGTCGAAGCTGCCCGGCCGGCATCATACTTATCATGAAGCGATTGCGACGATTGAAGAATCCTTATATCGGGCAGGGTTAGATTATTATGACCTCTATCTGATTCATTGGCCCAATCCTAAGGAGGACCACTATGTAGAAGCTTGGCAGGCTTTGATTGATGCCCAAAAGTTTGGGCTGGTGCGGTCAATCGGCGTATCGAACTTTTTGCCAGCTCATCTGGATCGCCTAGCGCAGGAAACGGGTGTGCTACCGGTGATTAATCAAGTTGAACTCCATCCGTACTTCAATCAAGCGGATCAGCGTGACTATGACACGGCGCACGGTATCTTAACGCAAGCTTGGAGCCCGCTTGGACGGGCCAGTGAGCTGTTAAAAAATCCAACGCTTAAAAAGCTGGCGGCTACCTATGACAAAAATGTGGGTCAATTGATCTTACGCTGGGAAACGCAACTCGGGGTACTGCCAATTCCGAAGTCTTCGACCCCCGGACGACAAGCCGGCAATCTCGACATTTTTGATTTTGAAATTTCGACGGCAGATATGGCAACCATTAATGGGTTAAATCAGGCGGATGGCCGACTGAAAGCTCAGGACCCCGCTGTTTATCAAGAATTTTAG
- a CDS encoding type II toxin-antitoxin system RelE/ParE family toxin yields MEYFAENRKLTKILNDSRLLVKTFGHDRAKRIKARLDEFNAADTLQQIPFDPPPRCHRLRNNLEGKFAVDVSKNFRIVFEGYDKADQFSVEKSSIVTVQIIKIEDYH; encoded by the coding sequence ATGGAGTACTTTGCTGAAAATCGCAAGCTCACAAAAATATTGAACGATTCCCGTTTGCTAGTTAAAACTTTTGGCCATGATCGAGCTAAACGAATTAAAGCTCGCCTTGATGAGTTCAACGCTGCTGATACGCTGCAGCAAATTCCTTTTGATCCACCGCCTCGCTGTCATCGATTGCGTAACAATTTAGAAGGCAAATTTGCCGTTGATGTCAGCAAGAATTTCCGCATTGTTTTTGAGGGTTACGATAAAGCTGATCAATTTTCAGTTGAAAAGTCATCAATTGTAACTGTTCAAATTATAAAGATTGAAGACTATCATTAA
- the greA gene encoding transcription elongation factor GreA, which yields MEPTFNKMTAAGYHAIEQEIAELIAQRPHRIKVLAAAAALGDRSENAEYTNAKRDLGRLESRVRFLNKQLQYAKVVTPADNDQLDIGKSVTLEFMDDHDRVTYQLVGKQEANLTDNKISFTSPIGAALNQHTVDDIVTVMAPNGHYQVKIIAIHKA from the coding sequence ATGGAACCAACCTTTAATAAAATGACAGCAGCCGGTTACCACGCGATTGAGCAAGAAATTGCCGAATTGATTGCCCAACGTCCGCACCGCATCAAAGTGCTGGCCGCAGCCGCAGCGCTAGGTGACCGCTCTGAAAACGCCGAATATACGAATGCTAAACGTGATTTGGGCCGTCTGGAGAGTCGCGTTCGCTTTTTAAATAAGCAATTGCAGTACGCTAAAGTCGTTACGCCGGCTGATAATGACCAACTTGATATTGGCAAATCAGTCACGTTAGAATTCATGGACGACCACGACCGCGTGACTTATCAATTAGTCGGTAAACAAGAAGCCAACCTAACTGATAATAAAATCTCATTCACCTCGCCCATTGGTGCCGCCCTGAACCAACACACGGTTGATGACATCGTCACCGTCATGGCGCCCAATGGTCATTATCAAGTTAAAATTATTGCGATTCATAAGGCCTAA